ATAAAAAGAGAGATAGAGTTGTCACTATAAGGGTTTGTATATGATTAGCTGACTTTGATTTAACAATTAATGACGTGTCTGAAGTTCTATTTTAAGTGTACCAAactagataaattaaaatatcttgaaaatgtaTCGTTTAACCCTTTGGAAACCCCCCTTTTGACCACCACTAAAACTGGCACCGCTAAAGCTCAAATCTCTTGTTGCGCTAACTTTTGTCACcgatttaaagaaaaactagTTTTTGCATGTATAAAATGCCAATCATAATCACCAGGGTAGATGAACAATAAgtgttaacatttaattataaataattacaatgggACTAATCGTAATTTCTCTTTTCCTCAGGAATATTGAAAAAATCAGTAAATATGGCGGAGAAGGAGAAAAAGAAGGTTGTGCCGATTGTGATCGATGGTTTTGAGATCAACGATCAAAAACTGACCTATCATAAGCTGCAGCAATTCGCGCTCACCCTATACGAGAAACTGTTGGTTCAGAGGAGAGAGAGGAATTTTCTTATGATGGAGAGAGACAAGCTTAGGACGATCCTGGAGAACACGAGGCACGAGATCATGGTAGCCGAAGAGAGCGTTAGGAACACGGAGAGAGAGATAGACAAAGTGGAGGAGACTTATCGGAGGGAGAAGAAGGAAGTGGAAGAAGAAGTTAAGTGGCTTCACTACAAGCACGGAACGGATTTGGCAGAGCTGAAACTGTGGGAGAACAAGGCACTGGAGGCACACGTAGAGAAGGAGTTGGAGGAGGAGCTGGAACTGTTACAGGAAAAGCGGAAGCAGAAGGAAGAGATTCAAGAACAAGAGAGGATGCTGATGGAGGGAATGGAAGCCATAAAAAGCTACCATCAGAGAGATTTAGAAGAATTGATGCGTATTCAGGATGAACTACAAATCCAAAACGAAATAGATGCAAAAAGGAAATTTATAGATACCGTTGAACGCATTACTCTAAAACACGAGATGGAAATGTCTGAAATAGAGGAAAGGAAGAACACTCACTTGGTTGAACTGAAACAGATACACAAAACGCGTTTAGAAGAAACGAAATCTCATTTCAATTCTATTACAGCGGAAAACCTTGCAGtgatatcaaatttaaaacaaagcatAGACACGATGacgaaaaacaaaacaattgtttctGGTGAAGTGAAAAATTTGAAACGTGAAAATGATAAACTGAGTGATTCACTGGACAAGTTAAAAGCTGAGACAAGAAACCTAAATCGGCAAGTCGTTAATTATGAAAAGGatcttttaagtttaaaaaacaacaaaaggatgttgaaacaaactataaaagaaactaaagaaaataaGAAGCAAAGTGTTGAAGCTATGAACCTGTTGAAGAACGTTGCTCTTGAAATGCAAGGTAGTTTGGATACCAGTTGTAGCAATTCATTGatgggatttaaaaatattgcctcGGCCAAAAGGAAGAGACTGGAGGGATTGATCGAAATTTTGTTAGACGATTTGATGAAGAAGCAGAACATAATATCGGCGATATCAGCCGACCCTGACGTTGGACAAGCTTTAAAGGAATTGAGATTTGAGTTTTGGGACCCAAAAACATTGACTTATGAGTTCGCACTTGTCTGCAAAGCCTTTGACGAGTTGTTGCAAACTTTGAATGAAAAGTTGGTTGAGTTTTGTGTATCCGAAAGGGACCTGGGAAGTCAACCTATTAATCTGGACCATTTAGGCTACGGTCCTGCTGCATTAATTTCGAAGCAGTAACTTTACGTTGTTGGTGGTTTtcagataaattcaaataattcgCAACTTTTAAAGTACAATGTAATTCCTATGAACCATCTTTTGGTCATACAAACACAAAactcttaataaataatttataaaattgaatagcaatatttgtaaattatttatgtttgcataaatatactaaaagaaCTAGTTCGGAATCGTCACAATATTAGTAAATCATCGAAGCCATACGGTAAATGTGTCAGAAGACTGTGTCTCGATACCTAGTGATGTTAGATTCACTAAACCAAGGAAATGTGGCAGCTAGGAATATGAAAGATCTGAGATCATGCAAAAAAAGCACTTTGAGACTGGTAAAAATAGTCTAGGAATGCGGATGTTTCCTGCAAACAAATGTCTGGGTTTCTCTGCTGTAGGgctactttaaaaatttctcttgaGGATCTACAGCTGTAAGTATACCCAGATACCTGGTTGAGCAGGGGATAAAATACgtacaatcaaataaaaatctttaaattcatcAGAGTTTTATTTACGTTGATGGAACTTTTATGTACGAGCCTAATGCGTGTCAAGCTCAAAAGTACGGCCTACGAAAAGTACTACAGTTTTAGATTTTACTACTCTTACGATGCCCTTCTCATTTCTTCTCCCTCCCGCCCACCAAAACAAAATTGCAGATAaagatcgatttctttcttaggaattCTTAGGAACGATATTACTAAAAACTATGTTGCATTTGCATTGCAAATTTGCTCTCAAATCCTAGACTCTAGTGTTTACAGGGTTTCATACATAATGTGACATACCAAATTAAATGGAAATTCGTAGAGAAGCGTTTTggtgaaaacaaacatttaatcaaaTAACGTTTTTAGTGGTTTGAAACGAGTTAtgctattatgtttttatattcgcacttttcagtaaaaaaaacgTGCAAATTGAAAATCAAACTTGTATGCGTTTCGGAAACAGTATACTGGGAATACATAGATTTCAAAAACCTCTTGAACTGGAATCTTTAAGATTGACGTAgtaattttgaaaagaacgacACTTAGAAATGGGCATTAATGTAATTGAACCACTTTATCCTAATTCCAATCCTTTCCTAATACTGAGCTTCGATGCTTCTGATTGCGAAGGAATCATCACACGATTGCGAATTGCGATTTCCTCAACTCTCTCCTCATCATAGCTGTGTACCGAGATCTTAGTATctctattatgtaatattttacccGACCTCCATCTTAGAGATATGGAGCAAAAAAGTACCAGATGATTGTAAgtcacctgttttttttttaagttctagTGACGAAGAATCACTATTATTATGTTTTGGAATGTATGGGTTTTATAATGACCCAAGACCATAGTGAGTTTTGATTAACGCTACTCTGTGATGTGCAAATAACGGTTTCATCACATGTATTGGGCATGTAGACAGTGCTCTATAATGCTGGCAATATGAGGCAAGCAATGAAGAATCATGGTTGGTCCTTTCATGAGTAACTGTAGGACGTTCTTCTTGCCCTTCCTAGCAGCCAGCCCCTCTAGCAATTGGTCGTGGATTTGGAGTCGGTCACTCTTTCGGTTACTTGTTTGAAAGCGCTTAgccataataatattttcattcttcactgtaatatgttattaaatatataaaagtattttatttgtgcTGCCCTTATCAACCAGCAATCAACAGTCTCACTCAGAGATGTTGTGAGGAGATTGTCACCCACAATGGACACCACGGTTGATGTTTGGCCTCGAGCAAGGACTGTATCCGGACACAGAAACACGCAGATACACGTATTAACTTGCAGCCTGTTGTCAGTCGGACAGCATGGCTCTACTGGAAGCTCTGCTACTGATTTCCTCTCTCATTACAACAGCGTTCGCTTGCGTACGTATAGAAATTACTCTTTTTAATTTACCTTACATATTTAAGTAGCTTTTCTAACCCTCTAAACCAAACAATCTTGTTATATTGTACtcgttttaaaactaacaaat
This Homalodisca vitripennis isolate AUS2020 chromosome 3, UT_GWSS_2.1, whole genome shotgun sequence DNA region includes the following protein-coding sequences:
- the LOC124357990 gene encoding dynein regulatory complex subunit 4-like; the encoded protein is MAEKEKKKVVPIVIDGFEINDQKLTYHKLQQFALTLYEKLLVQRRERNFLMMERDKLRTILENTRHEIMVAEESVRNTEREIDKVEETYRREKKEVEEEVKWLHYKHGTDLAELKLWENKALEAHVEKELEEELELLQEKRKQKEEIQEQERMLMEGMEAIKSYHQRDLEELMRIQDELQIQNEIDAKRKFIDTVERITLKHEMEMSEIEERKNTHLVELKQIHKTRLEETKSHFNSITAENLAVISNLKQSIDTMTKNKTIVSGEVKNLKRENDKLSDSLDKLKAETRNLNRQVVNYEKDLLSLKNNKRMLKQTIKETKENKKQSVEAMNLLKNVALEMQGSLDTSCSNSLMGFKNIASAKRKRLEGLIEILLDDLMKKQNIISAISADPDVGQALKELRFEFWDPKTLTYEFALVCKAFDELLQTLNEKLVEFCVSERDLGSQPINLDHLGYGPAALISKQ